A part of Caldicellulosiruptor owensensis OL genomic DNA contains:
- the spoVAD gene encoding stage V sporulation protein AD translates to MKLGRATYRFESNVAISDCFTVVGKKEGQGPLSIYFDMVIEDEYAGQKSWELAEGKLLNIAITKLVQREGEKPDNIDLILSGDLLNQLSSSHFAARDLDIPFIGIYGACSTFALSIGLASLFVDSGFAKNVIAATSSHFCSAEKQFRYPLELGIQKPPTSQWTVTGAAAFLIKQEDSLQSPKITHFTVGRILDFGIKDPNNMGAAMAPAAFDTIMRHFSDTKRSFDYYDMIITGDLGYVGRKLLDELFKKEGIRFSSELFDCGILMFDPETQNTGAGASGCAASACVFGGYLYKLLRERTFEKILIVPTGALMSQSTALLGESIPVIAHALAIEMVQ, encoded by the coding sequence ATGAAGCTGGGAAGAGCAACATACAGATTTGAATCAAACGTGGCTATCTCCGACTGTTTTACAGTTGTTGGAAAAAAAGAGGGACAGGGACCACTTTCTATATACTTTGACATGGTGATTGAAGATGAGTATGCTGGACAAAAATCGTGGGAGCTTGCAGAAGGAAAGCTTTTGAATATTGCCATCACAAAGCTTGTGCAAAGAGAAGGGGAAAAGCCTGATAACATAGACCTTATCTTAAGCGGTGACCTTTTGAACCAGCTTTCAAGCTCTCACTTTGCTGCAAGGGATTTGGATATTCCGTTTATTGGCATATATGGCGCATGTTCTACATTTGCTCTGAGCATCGGGCTTGCCTCACTATTTGTTGACAGCGGGTTTGCAAAAAATGTGATTGCTGCAACATCCTCTCACTTTTGTTCTGCTGAAAAACAGTTCAGATACCCTTTAGAACTTGGCATACAAAAACCTCCAACATCCCAGTGGACTGTAACAGGAGCTGCTGCCTTTTTGATAAAGCAAGAAGATAGCCTCCAAAGCCCCAAAATTACACACTTTACAGTTGGCAGGATCCTCGATTTTGGAATAAAAGACCCCAACAACATGGGAGCTGCAATGGCACCTGCTGCGTTTGACACTATAATGAGGCACTTTTCTGATACAAAGAGAAGTTTTGATTATTATGACATGATAATTACAGGTGATCTGGGGTATGTTGGAAGAAAGCTTCTCGATGAGCTTTTTAAAAAGGAAGGGATAAGATTTTCTTCTGAGCTTTTTGACTGCGGGATTTTGATGTTCGACCCAGAAACTCAAAATACAGGTGCCGGTGCAAGTGGATGTGCTGCCTCTGCCTGTGTATTTGGCGGGTATCTTTATAAACTTTTGCGTGAGCGCACATTCGAAAAAATTTTGATAGTTCCAACAGGTGCTTTGATGTCTCAATCAACTGCTTTGCTTGGTGAGAGCATCCCTGTGATTGCCCATGCACTTGCCATTGAGATGGTGCAGTAA
- the spoVAE gene encoding stage V sporulation protein AE, whose translation MDYLKAFLVGGLICVFGQILIDKTKLTSARVLVLFVTLGAILQGLGIYQKLVEFAGAGATVPLPGFGYSLAKGAIEEVSKVGLVGAFTGGVSRTAGGISAAVFFGYVISLIFNPRSK comes from the coding sequence ATGGATTATCTAAAAGCATTTTTAGTTGGAGGGCTTATCTGCGTATTTGGGCAAATTCTTATTGATAAAACAAAGCTGACATCTGCAAGAGTGCTTGTTCTGTTTGTAACGCTCGGGGCAATTTTGCAAGGTCTTGGAATATATCAAAAGCTTGTTGAGTTTGCCGGGGCGGGAGCAACAGTGCCCTTGCCCGGCTTTGGATATTCTCTGGCAAAAGGTGCTATCGAAGAGGTATCTAAAGTTGGACTTGTTGGAGCGTTCACAGGTGGCGTCTCAAGAACAGCTGGTGGCATCTCTGCGGCAGTGTTTTTCGGGTATGTAATTTCGCTTATTTTTAATCCAAGGAGTAAGTAG
- the csx20 gene encoding CRISPR-associated protein Csx20, with product MNKLFLIFNHQLSQEQEKEAREVLQVEEIVSLPPQLQEFWSNILPDVELTEDMFDDITAFLLQNRGEKENFCLIQGDFGATVYLVSWCFKNSFVPIYATTKRVAKEIVKPDGSVELLKVFKHERFRRYILCK from the coding sequence TTGAACAAACTGTTTTTAATTTTCAACCACCAGCTTTCTCAAGAGCAAGAAAAAGAAGCAAGAGAAGTTTTACAGGTTGAGGAGATTGTAAGTCTTCCGCCTCAGCTTCAGGAGTTTTGGAGCAATATTTTGCCAGATGTAGAGCTGACAGAAGACATGTTTGATGATATCACAGCTTTTTTGCTCCAAAACAGAGGAGAAAAAGAGAACTTTTGTCTTATTCAAGGGGACTTTGGAGCAACAGTTTACCTTGTGAGCTGGTGTTTTAAAAATAGCTTTGTGCCAATTTACGCAACAACAAAAAGGGTGGCAAAAGAAATTGTAAAACCTGACGGTTCTGTGGAACTTCTCAAGGTTTTCAAACATGAGAGGTTTAGAAGATACATACTGTGCAAGTAA
- a CDS encoding stage V sporulation protein S: MEVLKVAATSMPQKVANALAAIVKEQGEAELQAVGASAVNQAVKAIAIARGKVAPNGIDLYVIPAFADIIIDGEKKTAIKFIVKSR; encoded by the coding sequence ATGGAAGTTTTAAAAGTTGCTGCTACATCAATGCCTCAGAAGGTTGCAAACGCACTTGCTGCAATTGTGAAAGAACAGGGTGAAGCAGAACTTCAAGCTGTTGGTGCATCTGCTGTAAATCAAGCTGTAAAAGCTATTGCTATTGCTCGTGGAAAGGTTGCTCCAAACGGAATTGACCTTTATGTAATTCCGGCATTTGCAGATATCATCATCGACGGTGAAAAGAAAACAGCTATCAAGTTTATTGTTAAGTCAAGATAA
- a CDS encoding EAL domain-containing protein, with the protein MMRKKYFLFVFTVLWLLISIFPVYAGNTVVKFEVDKNYPPFSYTSEGRIYGFSIDLANIVFEPDKFDVKLSSDEWHKVYEKLVKGQVDVVAPVAILEERKKYIYFSKPILTRHVGLYTKKGFSKSVSLKNLKKFKIGVLKSDYTESILKEKLNVKVYSTFPTVEKLIFALANGKIEAALVTQEIANYFIIKNNLSDILEIKIKNIYITKSAFGISKKRPELVSYIDKRLSYLEDKGIFDELYFNYFSTYSPEYYERKNRETILTFLFILAIIFFAVSLTVLIMIKINKRLEHGKRAYESYAQLLADNANAIVLTLNLKGEIIYFNKFAEQLTGYTSEEVIGKKWTDIFIPSHRREYIENLFSKIAEEKVLNDHENEIITKNGDIRWILWNNALIESPYLNEPLIISTGLDVTQIKKTQQLLEESYEELEQTNEELINALETLNKNSQVLEEEKEKYKFFVDNVSDLVFELDINQKKIELYGKLKDSFDVETICSTKSSLVWLEYLHEDDRGKVFRKFQDAIFLGDEYVELDFRVKDKCGRWRWLSSRAHINYDEQKNPEKIVAVCVDWTAKKEYENKIEYLAYYDTLTGLPNRKLFEETLEDWLKKTKAEKSTGAVVLIDIDNFKDINDIYGHEAGDEYLKALGEKVSEYLKKLEVKTFFARVGGDEFAIIFHGLVKKEQVIEFCAQLLKIFESEIYIESIDRHLFTSASMGISFYPDDGKNVKEIFRNVDMALSSAKDNGKNDFQIFMPFMLMKNLKKIEIEKNLKKAIEEDQFELYYQPVINLKDMEIHSVEALLRWNLPGKGMVSPLEFIPVAEESGLIVKIGEMVIEKAFSDIKNWERKGIDYINMAINLSVRQFKTKFFVDVVKKLIERYSVDPQKISFEITETGAVENFDVSLKILNFLCQMGIKFMIDDFGTGYSSLIYLRKLPIGGVKIDKSFISEIESSKESRAIVEGIVLLAHKIDLKVVAEGVETKKELEILKEIGCDFAQGYLFSKPLPKTEVEKLLIAKKITV; encoded by the coding sequence ATGATGAGGAAAAAATATTTCCTTTTTGTATTTACAGTTTTGTGGTTATTAATTTCTATCTTTCCTGTATATGCCGGCAATACTGTTGTTAAATTTGAAGTAGACAAGAACTATCCACCTTTTTCATATACTTCAGAGGGACGTATATATGGATTTTCGATTGACCTTGCAAACATTGTGTTTGAGCCAGACAAATTTGACGTAAAACTTTCGAGCGACGAATGGCACAAAGTGTACGAAAAGCTTGTTAAAGGGCAAGTTGATGTAGTGGCTCCTGTTGCTATACTGGAGGAAAGAAAAAAGTATATATATTTTTCAAAGCCAATCCTGACACGACATGTAGGACTTTATACAAAGAAAGGTTTTTCAAAAAGTGTTTCACTTAAAAATTTAAAAAAATTCAAAATAGGCGTTTTAAAGTCAGATTATACAGAAAGTATTTTGAAAGAAAAGTTAAATGTAAAGGTATACAGTACATTTCCAACAGTTGAAAAACTTATTTTTGCACTTGCAAATGGTAAAATTGAGGCTGCTTTAGTGACCCAAGAGATAGCCAATTATTTTATTATAAAGAACAATCTTTCAGATATCCTGGAAATAAAGATAAAGAATATATACATCACCAAAAGCGCATTTGGTATAAGTAAAAAGCGTCCAGAGCTTGTTTCATATATCGATAAGAGGTTGAGCTATCTTGAGGACAAGGGAATATTTGACGAACTTTATTTTAACTATTTTTCTACATATTCACCTGAGTACTATGAAAGAAAAAACAGAGAGACAATACTTACATTCCTGTTTATTCTGGCAATTATATTCTTTGCTGTATCATTAACAGTATTGATCATGATAAAGATAAATAAAAGACTTGAGCATGGAAAAAGAGCTTACGAAAGTTATGCACAGCTTTTGGCAGACAATGCAAATGCAATTGTTTTGACGCTGAATTTAAAAGGGGAGATAATTTACTTTAACAAGTTTGCCGAGCAGCTTACTGGATATACAAGCGAAGAAGTTATAGGTAAAAAATGGACCGATATTTTTATCCCCTCACACAGACGAGAATATATTGAGAATCTTTTTAGTAAAATAGCTGAAGAAAAGGTTTTAAATGACCATGAAAATGAGATTATAACAAAAAATGGAGATATAAGATGGATTTTATGGAACAATGCGCTTATCGAAAGTCCTTACTTGAATGAACCCTTGATTATTTCAACAGGGCTTGATGTAACACAGATAAAAAAGACCCAGCAGCTTTTAGAAGAAAGCTATGAGGAGCTTGAGCAGACAAATGAAGAGTTAATAAATGCTTTGGAAACATTAAATAAAAATTCACAGGTGCTTGAGGAAGAGAAAGAAAAGTATAAATTCTTTGTTGATAATGTCTCTGACCTGGTCTTTGAATTGGATATAAATCAAAAAAAGATAGAACTTTATGGTAAGCTGAAAGACTCTTTTGACGTTGAGACGATTTGCTCAACAAAAAGTTCACTTGTATGGCTTGAATATCTTCATGAGGATGACAGGGGAAAGGTTTTTCGAAAATTTCAGGATGCTATATTTTTAGGCGATGAATATGTTGAACTGGATTTTCGTGTAAAAGACAAATGTGGCAGATGGCGCTGGCTCTCAAGTCGTGCACATATAAATTACGATGAGCAAAAAAATCCTGAAAAAATTGTTGCAGTATGTGTTGACTGGACAGCAAAAAAAGAGTATGAAAACAAAATAGAGTATCTTGCCTACTATGATACGCTGACTGGTCTTCCGAACAGAAAGCTTTTTGAAGAAACGTTAGAAGACTGGCTCAAAAAAACCAAGGCTGAGAAAAGCACAGGTGCTGTTGTTCTCATAGATATTGACAATTTTAAGGACATAAATGATATTTACGGTCATGAAGCAGGAGATGAATATCTGAAAGCTTTGGGTGAGAAGGTTTCAGAATATCTTAAGAAGTTAGAGGTTAAAACCTTTTTTGCAAGAGTTGGCGGTGACGAGTTTGCAATAATTTTTCATGGTCTTGTCAAAAAAGAACAGGTAATTGAGTTTTGCGCTCAGCTTCTTAAGATCTTTGAAAGCGAGATTTATATTGAAAGTATAGACAGACATCTTTTTACTTCAGCATCAATGGGAATCTCATTTTATCCAGATGATGGAAAAAATGTTAAAGAAATATTTCGAAATGTTGATATGGCATTATCTTCTGCAAAAGACAATGGCAAGAACGACTTTCAGATTTTTATGCCTTTCATGCTTATGAAGAATCTTAAAAAAATTGAAATTGAAAAAAATCTCAAAAAAGCCATTGAAGAAGATCAGTTTGAACTTTATTACCAGCCGGTTATAAACTTAAAAGACATGGAGATTCATTCTGTTGAAGCACTTTTGAGATGGAACTTGCCAGGAAAAGGTATGGTATCACCACTTGAATTTATTCCTGTTGCAGAAGAGAGTGGACTTATAGTAAAGATAGGTGAAATGGTTATAGAAAAAGCTTTTTCAGACATTAAAAATTGGGAGAGAAAAGGAATTGACTATATAAATATGGCTATAAACCTTTCAGTTCGACAGTTTAAAACAAAGTTTTTTGTAGATGTTGTTAAAAAGCTTATTGAACGATATAGTGTTGATCCACAGAAGATTTCATTTGAAATAACAGAGACAGGTGCTGTTGAAAACTTTGATGTATCACTCAAGATTTTGAATTTTCTTTGCCAGATGGGGATAAAGTTTATGATAGATGATTTTGGAACAGGCTATTCGTCATTGATCTATTTGAGAAAACTTCCTATTGGTGGTGTGAAAATAGACAAGAGTTTTATTTCTGAGATTGAGAGTTCAAAAGAGAGCAGAGCAATTGTTGAAGGCATTGTTTTGCTGGCACACAAGATAGACCTTAAAGTTGTGGCAGAAGGTGTTGAGACTAAAAAAGAGCTTGAGATTTTAAAAGAAATAGGATGTGATTTTGCACAGGGGTATCTGTTTTCAAAACCCCTGCCAAAAACCGAAGTGGAAAAGCTTTTAATAGCAAAGAAGATTACTGTTTAA
- the tnpA gene encoding IS200/IS605 family transposase, with protein MQLRKTRWSLYNLNYHFVWITKYRKKILVDRVREEFEKLIFEIAKNHGIEILSLSVQPDHVHLFVSAPPRLSPAQIANLFKGVSSKKLLEKFPRLRTGEGLWSRTYYVGSAGTVSEETIRRYIEECQDI; from the coding sequence ATGCAATTAAGAAAAACAAGATGGAGTCTTTATAATTTGAACTATCATTTTGTGTGGATAACCAAATACCGTAAAAAGATTCTGGTAGATAGGGTTAGGGAAGAGTTTGAAAAACTTATTTTTGAAATTGCCAAAAACCATGGGATTGAAATTTTATCTTTATCAGTTCAGCCAGACCACGTTCACCTTTTTGTTTCAGCACCACCACGCTTATCCCCAGCCCAAATAGCCAATTTGTTCAAAGGAGTATCTTCTAAAAAACTTCTTGAGAAGTTTCCACGTTTAAGGACGGGGGAAGGATTATGGAGTAGGACATACTATGTTGGTTCAGCAGGAACTGTTTCGGAGGAGACTATCAGGAGGTACATTGAAGAATGTCAAGATATATAG
- a CDS encoding methyl-accepting chemotaxis protein, with protein sequence MKTRIMSWFIIISLIPLTIFLVFSISLVRKDAEKEIKTRLESAKNVAVQEIERLCKLSQDYSILISTNPQLREAVERKDHLKVVQIISPLASELSIQQIIVTDEKGILIGRSDILSKYGDNLRDNYLVRCGLARLKYTLIQSQDDTVYIRSVSDIVTNMSANNMRIIGTIIVGYKLDKKFVENLKQLTKMEVAVYSSESNTAVSSSNIKNLIESKELQMMFTGQYEHIAGCTPGGNYHYILLPIRKSEKTDAAGVLALVSKNGIALSFIKAAMKFSVLLFIGTLIIVVIVSLFVSNRITRPIISLAESAKKVASGSFDVQIEVNGKSNDEVSILTKEFVRMVKNINSYTTNIEETLNTTRQYINRLNAIASDSVKTNQITSEQIKEITALAENQKAVFEETVQMVSELEDQIQKMFEIFRVIQNEVSTIYQTTSKEQESIKMLIDYMYNANSAINEVATDLKKAIKDFEGIARMSQNISNLAERIKIIALNASIEAAKRNISSFEVIASEISRLSQSANTLAKTSLDTIEEGLSAFEKTRYKLENTLSIVEAGTKVAKRSSESLSRIETTNQQIKTKIENVINKVASQQEKIFTINDVLKKQTYTVSQYFKTLISIRDIFQNQKKSVDKLIDQFSEVYEGIVKLASITMGPEKN encoded by the coding sequence TTGAAAACACGAATTATGTCATGGTTTATTATAATTTCACTTATACCACTTACAATATTTCTGGTATTTTCAATTTCTCTTGTTAGGAAAGATGCTGAAAAAGAGATAAAAACAAGGTTAGAGAGTGCAAAAAATGTAGCTGTACAGGAGATAGAACGACTTTGCAAGCTGTCACAGGACTACAGCATATTAATTTCAACAAATCCACAGCTTAGAGAAGCTGTTGAAAGAAAAGACCATCTCAAGGTTGTTCAAATAATCTCACCGCTTGCAAGCGAACTTTCAATACAACAAATTATAGTAACTGACGAAAAAGGTATATTAATTGGACGCAGTGATATTCTTTCTAAATACGGCGATAACTTGAGAGACAATTATCTGGTCAGGTGTGGACTTGCACGGCTCAAATATACTTTAATTCAAAGTCAGGATGATACAGTGTATATAAGGTCTGTGTCAGATATAGTGACAAACATGTCTGCAAACAATATGAGAATAATAGGTACAATTATTGTTGGCTATAAACTTGACAAAAAGTTTGTCGAGAACCTCAAACAACTTACAAAAATGGAGGTTGCAGTATACTCCTCAGAATCAAACACTGCAGTTTCATCTTCGAATATTAAAAATTTAATAGAAAGCAAAGAATTACAGATGATGTTTACCGGTCAATACGAACACATTGCAGGGTGTACACCGGGAGGAAATTACCATTACATTCTTCTTCCAATCAGAAAGAGTGAAAAGACGGATGCAGCAGGCGTATTAGCACTTGTTAGCAAAAATGGCATAGCTCTTTCGTTTATCAAAGCAGCTATGAAATTTTCTGTGTTGCTTTTCATTGGAACATTGATAATTGTAGTAATTGTAAGTTTGTTTGTATCCAACAGAATAACAAGACCAATTATAAGCCTTGCAGAAAGTGCAAAGAAAGTAGCGTCAGGAAGTTTTGATGTTCAGATAGAGGTAAATGGTAAGTCAAATGATGAGGTTTCTATTTTGACAAAAGAATTTGTCCGAATGGTCAAAAACATTAACAGTTATACCACAAACATTGAAGAGACGCTCAATACTACCCGGCAATATATTAACAGACTTAACGCAATAGCTTCGGATTCTGTAAAAACCAATCAAATTACAAGTGAACAGATAAAAGAAATTACAGCTTTGGCAGAAAATCAAAAAGCGGTATTTGAAGAGACAGTGCAGATGGTTTCCGAACTTGAAGACCAGATACAAAAGATGTTTGAAATTTTCAGAGTAATACAGAATGAAGTTTCGACAATATATCAGACTACATCAAAGGAACAAGAGTCAATAAAGATGCTTATAGATTATATGTATAATGCAAATTCGGCAATAAATGAAGTAGCAACAGATTTAAAAAAAGCAATAAAAGATTTTGAAGGTATTGCAAGAATGTCGCAAAATATTTCGAACCTTGCTGAAAGAATAAAAATAATTGCTCTCAACGCTTCAATTGAAGCAGCTAAAAGAAACATTTCAAGTTTCGAAGTGATAGCCTCAGAAATTTCAAGGCTATCACAGTCGGCAAATACACTGGCAAAGACCTCCTTGGATACCATTGAAGAAGGGCTTTCTGCATTTGAAAAAACAAGATACAAGCTTGAAAATACCCTGAGTATTGTAGAAGCAGGAACTAAAGTTGCAAAACGTTCATCTGAATCTCTTTCAAGAATAGAAACAACCAATCAACAAATTAAAACAAAAATAGAAAATGTTATAAATAAAGTGGCATCTCAGCAGGAAAAGATATTTACCATAAATGATGTGCTAAAGAAACAGACGTATACAGTTTCCCAGTACTTCAAGACACTAATATCAATAAGGGATATATTTCAAAATCAGAAAAAGTCTGTTGACAAACTGATTGATCAATTCTCAGAAGTATATGAGGGAATTGTGAAACTTGCCTCAATAACAATGGGTCCGGAAAAAAATTAG
- a CDS encoding CAP domain-containing protein, translated as MAKMRFYFLQLAHLLICVTFIVNIVFLCDSSYIFGANMSNKKIYMFCTKSYFDNLFPNVKKSNLKSPFNFPFYVSENPSDFFIAGFEKDKLVFFYTNSKRINLVSGIKIGSAADAVKKSGLSFINKFVIINGNTITTYFDGGLKTLYDVSVINNSYYFFIIYDRIVKPNVVCGIFMVKKSLWDEVLLKEHFLTFDKSSEQDILSSFEKLMFMHLNSMRAYLQKPYFSFSNDIAKIAKTHSQNMARYNFFSHTDNSGKTISDRFLSAGILYKKIGENIAMGTKLLPFFANHLLFNSEGHRKNIEDSFEVVGIGCAIEKNFDNVYYTQDFAVLRQ; from the coding sequence ATGGCAAAAATGAGGTTTTATTTTTTACAGCTTGCCCATCTGCTCATATGTGTTACCTTTATTGTAAACATTGTTTTTTTATGTGATAGCAGTTACATCTTTGGTGCAAATATGAGCAATAAAAAGATTTACATGTTCTGTACAAAGTCTTACTTTGATAATCTATTTCCAAATGTTAAAAAGTCAAATTTAAAAAGTCCCTTTAACTTTCCATTTTATGTATCAGAAAATCCTTCTGATTTTTTCATAGCAGGTTTTGAAAAAGATAAACTTGTGTTTTTCTACACAAATTCTAAGCGGATTAATTTGGTTTCTGGTATAAAAATTGGCTCTGCAGCTGACGCTGTAAAAAAATCCGGACTTTCTTTTATTAATAAGTTTGTAATTATAAATGGTAATACCATAACTACATATTTTGATGGTGGTCTAAAAACGCTATATGATGTTTCAGTTATTAATAACTCATACTACTTTTTTATCATTTATGATAGGATTGTAAAACCTAATGTTGTATGTGGAATTTTTATGGTAAAAAAGAGTTTGTGGGATGAGGTTTTGTTAAAAGAACATTTCTTGACTTTTGATAAAAGCTCTGAGCAAGATATTCTTTCATCATTTGAAAAACTTATGTTTATGCATTTAAACTCCATGAGAGCTTATCTGCAAAAACCATATTTTTCTTTTTCAAATGATATCGCAAAGATAGCAAAAACTCATTCGCAAAACATGGCAAGATATAACTTTTTTTCCCATACTGATAACTCTGGAAAAACAATCTCTGATAGATTTTTATCTGCAGGAATTTTATATAAAAAAATAGGTGAAAATATAGCAATGGGGACAAAGCTTCTTCCCTTCTTTGCAAATCATCTGCTTTTTAATTCAGAAGGACACCGTAAAAATATTGAAGATAGCTTTGAAGTGGTTGGCATTGGATGTG